The genomic segment AGCATATTTTCAAGTGCTAAAGCATCAAGCAAGTTCATTTTAGCTGCTATGGCGAAGTTTCCAGGTACGGCTGCTAGGTCGACACTGTCTACAGAACGAGGAAGCTGGCCGGATTCAAGCGGTTTAAAGACTAATTTTTTCGGATTTTCGATGATATCCTTTTCGGAAACTTTGAGTGGATCGGCATCCGCCTTAACTTTAATGATACCTTGATCTTGGAGGGTATTAAAAGCACGTGCTGCATTGGTAGGGTCATTCGGAATGCTGACCGATGCTCCGTCTTTCACTTCAGCTAGGGATTTATATTTCTTTGAATAAATGCCCATGGGTGCTGTTGGAACTGAAATTAAAGCGGTTAAATCCATTTTATTTTCTTTTTCAAAGTTTTCTAGGTAAATCGTGTGCTGAAAAAGATTGGCTTGGATATCGCCATTATTCAACGCTTTATTGGGTTGGATATAATCGCTAAACTCAACAACTTTCACGGTATAGCCCAATTTTTCTAAACCCGGTTTTATGGCCTTGGTGACCATGTCACTATAGGGACCTGCAGTCGCTCCAAATTTGATTTCTTTGGCTGCTGTGGTTGTCTGTTGTCCAGCAGTCTTGCTCGTGCCGCAACCGGCTAGAACTCCTACGGCTAAAATGACTGTTAATACGGCTAACCATTTTTTCATGAAATTTCCCTCTTTCTGTTATTTCCTTTTATCTACAACTTTGGCAATAAAATCACCAGCAAATTGGATAACTTGAACTAAAACAATTAAAATCACAACGGTAGCAATCATGATGGTGTTATCATAGCGATAATATCCGAAGCGAATGGCCAAATCACCGATTCCGCCACCCCCAACTGTCCCGGCCATGGCTGAAAAACCAATTAAACTAATCAGCGTTAAGGTGACACCTGAGATAATCCCTGATCGCGCTTCGAGGAGCAGTACCTCCTTGATGATCATCCAGGGAGTTGCTCCCACAGCAATCGCAGCCTCAATGACGCCTTTATCAATCTCACGTAAGGAGGATTCTACGATACGTCCAAAAAAAGGAATGGCTGCAACCGATAAGGAAACGCTAGCTGCTGTCGGACCAATGGTTGTACCCACGAGAAATTCGGTTAAGGGTATAAGTGCGACCAGTAAAATGATGAATGGAATGGACCGCACCATATTAACAACAAAACCTAAAATATTCTGGACGGTCCGATTTTCCATAAATAATCCTTGGTCAGTAATATAGAGAAGGATTCCAATGGGCAAGCCAATCAAAATCGCAATAAATAAGGAAATGGAAATCATATAAATGGTTTGGATAAACGCTGCGTTAATATCTGGGATAAGTTCGAGAAAATGATTAAACTCAAAGCCCATTGTGTAACACCTCCACTTTCACTTCACGGCTTTCAATATACTGGAGGGCCCTCGCAATTTCTTCCTTTTGCCCTTTTAGTTCCATAATAAAGATGCCCAGCGGTAACTCTTGAATATATTCAATGGAACCATGCAGAAAGTTCCCTTTGACGTTAAATTTTTGGAGCGTATCGGAAATGATTCCCTCTCCAGCCACATCCCCCTTGAAGGTTATTTTAACCAGAGGGCCTTTACAGCTCTTTAAAATAACCTCGGGTATTTCAAAGGAAACAACACTGGCGATAAATTCTTGGGTCAGTACTGCTTGCGGACTGGCAAACAGATCATAGACAGAGCCTTCTTCGATAACTCTTCCGTCTTGCATGATGGCCATTCGGTTACAAATTTCCTTCACCACGTTCATTTCGTGCGTAATCAAAACAATTGTGATATTAAATTCCTTATTGATTCTTTTGAGTAAACTTAAGATGGACTTTGTCGTCGTTGGATCTAAGGCCGAAGTCGCTTCATCGCATAGAAGGACGGTTGGATTATTTGCAAGGGCCCGAGCGATCGCTACTCTTTGTTTTTGCCCGCCGCTTAACTGTGCAGGATAGACATCTCTTTTCTCGGCAAGACCGACCAATTCAAGCAGTTTTTCCACTCTCTCTTTGATTTTGGCAGTCGGTACCTTAGCCGCTTTCAGGGAAAATGCGACATTCTCAAACACCGTTTTTTGGCTGATTAAATAGAAATGTTGAAAAATCATGCCTATTTTTAATCGGGCTTGACGTAGATCTTCGCTTTTTAAACAGGTTAGATCCTTCCCATCTACAGTGATTCTCCCCGAGGTTGGCTTTTCTAACAGATTGATGCAACGAAGTAAGGAACTTTTTCCCGCCCCTGAGTAACCTACAATACCAAAAATTTCACCTTCTTGAATAGTTAAGGACACACTATCGACAGCACTCACGGTTCCGCTTTTTGTATCATAAACCTTTGAAAGATTACGAATTTCGATCATATCATTCCCTCCTTATTTCTCAGTAATATTCAAAAATGCCTCTTTCAAACTGAAAGAGGCATCGAAAAATAACAGTGTTTCGACTTATCTTTCAGAATGTTAGTCATTCTGCAGGAATTGGCACCTTCCCCTAAGGGGGTTGCCGGACGTCATCGGGCCAGACCCTCGGTCACTCTGGATAAGCATAATTGCATATTCATTTGTGAATTAAATACTAAGTAATCCTATGTACTTTATATAATTAACAGTGATTGAAATTATACTATTACATAACAGACGTTTTGTCAACAGATTTCTTTCATATCTTCTACCGGCTTGTGGCTACATTTCCCAATCGTTCCACCTGCTCTCTCAACCCAAAAACGATGAGAACATCGTCTGCAGAAATCTGTTCTGTTGCACTAGGATTACTCAAAACCTGATCACCGCGAATGATCGCGAGAATCGTTGCCCCTGTGTTCTGTTTAATCTTGCTCTCCCCAAGGGTGAGGCCATTCAGTTGGGATCCTTGTTCAACCTGAATTTCTTCAATTTCGATTTGAATATTGTGATCATGTACGACTGTGTCCAGGTAATCAATACTCATCGGCTTCATGATCGCTAGAGCCATCCGCCGACCGCTGAGAATGGCCGGAGAAATCACTCGATCTGCTCCCGCTCGATAAAGTTTCGCTTCAGATTCCAACTTATCTACCCGGGCAACGACTTGAATCTGAGGATTTAAACCTTTAGCCGTCAGAGTAACAAAAACATTGAGAGCATCTTCGGGCAGAGCCGTAATTAAGCCCCGGGCATGTTCAATTCCAGCCCTTTTAAGAATCTCATCCTGAGTAGCATCGCCTGGAATCACTAAAAACCCCTGCTTAAGATATTCTTGGACTAACTCTTCTCTTTGTTCGATGATGACAACCATGGTTTTATCTTCTGTAAGGTACTTGGCTACCTGTTGCCCAACCCGTCCTGCTCCGCAAATAATGATGTGATCTTTTAGCTGTGACATTTTCTTTTCCCTCTTTCGTTTCCCGTACACATCCGCCAAATGACCTTCGATGATAAAGCCCATCATACGTCCCACAAAATAAACGCTCACCGCGACCCCGCCAAGCATCAATACAAGCAGGATAACTTGCCCTGCTCGAGACTGAACTTGAATATCGCCAAACCCCACAGTTGTTAACGTTTCAGCCGTCAGAAAGAGTGCCTGCCAAGCACTTAGATGCTCAGACAACATTAGTCCAAACATCCCCACCAACAGGACCAGAGTTATAGCGAAAAATGTTGTTCTGAAATGTTTATACATTCTATAGTCCCTTTCAAGTAAAATACCTAATAAAAAATGCGTTGGCGAGAGACCTTTATGCTTTGCTTCTCAACCCACGCATTAAAATATTCAATTGAATTTACATTTTAGACATATTTTGTCCATAGAAAATCTCAGACATTTCTTTTTTTAGACGTTGCTTGATCTTTCGTTTTTCTCCAATAGAAAGTTCTTTTTTTGCTGTTCCAAAGAGATAATTATCCAGGTCAAAATCCTTTAGCAGCATTTTCGTATGGAAGATTTTTTCCTGATACACATTAACATCAATCATCTGATAAAGATCTCTTGTTTTATAATTGATATAATTTTGAATTGAATTGATTTTATGATCGATAAATATTTTTCTGCCATTAATATCTCGTGTGAATCCTCGAACACGGTAATCCACGGTAACTATATCCGAACAAAAGCTTGTCATAAGATAGTTGAGTGCCTTCAGTGGTGAGATTTCTCCACATGTCGACACGTCTATGTCTGCGCGAAAGGTACTGATCCCCCCATGAGGATGACTTTCAGGATAGGTATGCACCGTAATATGACTTTTGTCTAGATGAGCTACGACCGCTTCAGGAAGGGGTTTCACATTTTCAGTTACCATCGGCTCAAAGGGCTCATCATCTGGTGGTTTACCGGGTTCCACGTGTTCCTCAGCAATAAGCATCGTTACGCTAGCCCCTTGGGGATCATAATCTTGTTGGGCAATGTTAAGTATATTCGCGCCGATGATTCGAGCGACTTCAGTTAGAATATTCGTCAGTCTTTCCGCATTATATTCTTCGTCAATATACTCAATATAAGCATCCCGATGTTCTGGGGTTTTAGCATAACAAATATCATACATATTAAAGCTTAACGTTTTCGTCAAATTATTAAAACCATAAAGCTTTAACTTTTTTAGTGGTTTTACGTTCATCGTACTCCTCCATGCTGTCTGATCTATACTCTATGTTTTAGCTAACTTAATTATACCTTTTGTATATAATAATAACTACCTATCATGAAACCTGGATTGGAAAATATACAAAAAATATCGTTCCAGCGGGTCCGCTCTCTACTTCAATTTTACCCTTGTGACGCTCGATGATACTATAGCTTGAAGCGAGTCCTAGCCCCGTGCCATTCTCCTTGGTTGTAAAAAAGGGTATTCCCAACTTTTCTAGATTCTCTTGTGGAATACCGATTCCCTCATCCTGCACAGCCAATACCACTTGCTCATCCTTTGTATACGTTCTGATCGTAAGCGTTCCTTGCTCCCTCATGGCATCCAGACCGTTTCGAGCTAAGTTGAGGATCATTTGCGTAATTTCTTTCGAACTCATCAATATATCTGGTGTATCCCCAGCAAGAAACACAACTTGTTTGCTTTGGTTATAAGCTTCAGCCTCGAGTAATGGATACAAATTACTCAAGATGTCATTTATATTTATACTTGTTGAATCCGTCGGTGCATTCCTCGCAAGGGATAGGTATTCCGTTATAATCGAATTGGCACGGTCAATTTCACTAATCATTAACTCCAACGTGTTACCGTAGTATTCAAATTCCGGCTTTTTCTCAAGAAGTTGAAGATATCCTCGAACGGCAGTCATGGGATTGCGGATTTCGTGAGCAATTCCTGCCGCCATTTTTACAACTAGATTAAGTCGATCCAGCCGAGCTATATCATCTTGCATTTTTTTCATTTCCGTAATATTAGATGAGGAGACTAATATACACTCTTCACCATTTAATTGAATATGCTCCGCTGATAAGAAAACGGAGACCTTTTTAGCGTTGCCCTTCAAATAACAGATTTCAAGATTATGAATTGACTCTTGCTTTTCCAACACGTCCATTAGTATTGAAAATTCACTTTCAGGCAGACCCAACTCTATGGGAGATTTGCCTATTAACTCTTCAGGTAAGACGTTTAAAGCCCTTGAAAATTGATAATTAGCTTCAAGCAAACGAAAGTCTGAACTTCGATATATTGAAAGGGCTTGGGGATTATTGAGAAAGACTTTAGCAAATCGTTCTTCTGATTTTTGTAGTGCATCAGTGCGTTCATGAACCATCTCCTCTAAATGCACTTCATGTCTTTGAAGTTCTCTCGTCATCTGAACGACATCGGTTATATCTTCCATCGTTGCTATACATCCACAAATAATACCATTTTCATTACGTAATGGGCTGGCATTCCAACGGGCAATTTTAGAAATACCATCTTCCCATACAAATTCTAATTCACACCCTACTGTTTCTTTTCCATACCAGGCTGCTTGTTCAATAGGCATATCTTCTGCAGGTATAAACTTACCCTTTTGATAGACTTTTACTGGGGGCGGAACTTTCGCTGAATGAGAAAACAGGCCATAGGGTTCTATTCGTAAGAAATTGGCTGTCACTGGATTATGGATGATGGTTTCACAACTGACATCCGTTGCGATGGAAAACCCGCCGGGAATTATATCAAGAAGCTTCGAGTTCATTAAAATCCTTTGCAAATTGGGGTTGAAGTTCAGCGCGGCAAGCATGTTCATTATTATCCCTCCTCCGACAAGAGTACAAAGGCATAGGCCTGTAGCTTTGTATTAAATTCTGCATAAATTTATTATTTTCCTACTTAAATTTTCCTAACTCATAAATTTCCTGCAAGAAATCTCAAAAAACTTTCTTAACAGCAGAAGCTCCGCCACCTGTTAATCAAGTGACGGAGCTTTTGCTCTGATTATTCATTTTATGAGCAGATTACAAACTAAATCGCTCTTGAAGTTCTTTCCTTAGAATATCTGCTGGAAAATAGCGGCCCGGACATTCTGTTGCTGCTCCTGGAACTTCACGATGTAACTAGATATCCTGAAGACTTAAGTGAAATGCTGCCATCAAGGATACAAGCTTATCCGTTAGACCATTCAGTTGAGCTTCTGGTACCTCCTCAAGTTCGCTAAAGTTCTCAACTAAACAGATCCAAATCCCAATGAAGTTACGATAAGAAACGTTGCAATGGGCTCCGGGTCGATAAAGCGGCCGCCTTTCCTCACAATGTCCATCCGGAAGAATTATAAAGTGATACCCGATATCACTCCACCCTTTAGTCAGATGCCACTCCCGAATCATGGCCGCATTTACAGGAATGATATCTTTTCCTCGACGTACACTAATCGGACTAGCTGAATGATGAACCACGACTTTTTGCCATTCCATTGATTTGACCCCTCCATTTCTTATGCTTCAACCGATGTTCTCTACGTAAAAAAGCAGCCGGACCTGCCGACTGCTATTCACAAGGGATGTTCACGAATCTCCGGGCAGGAAGAGTTCATGAACAAATTCCCCTGCCCGAGAACGTTTGTTCTGATTATAGTTTATCCAGATCGGTACAACCTGTCAACAGGACGACTGGAGATCGGTTGTGAAATTACACACTACAACTCTTCATTCTACTTCCTCCTCAAATAGATTTTGCCACGAGGTGCCCACGGCCTCGGCGATTCGCATTGCCCAGGAAGGATTCAGCTCCCGTCGTCCGCGTTCTAAATCACTAATGATCGTTGGCGAAATTTTAGCCCGATTAGCAAGCTCCTTTTGGGTCGCAATTCCCGCATGTAAGCGTAAGGTTCTCACTTTGTTTCCATGATACATTGCACTACTTTCCATTCTGTTACCCCTCTCTATTCTTCATATAATATAGAATACTTATTCTTAGCCAATTATATCCTGTTCCTAAAGTTAGAACAATAGTTCAGAGTTGTTCGACAAATAATCGGTTATGAATAATCATTTTCGCCAAGTTTCGACGAAGAAAGAAATTGTTGTACGGAGGTGTTATGCAGGGTCGCGCATAAAAAACAGCCTCCAAGGGGTGTCCGTCAAAGACATCCTCATGGAGGTTTAAATAAGGATCAATTTCTATTTATTTTCTCATTATATTTCTAACAAAATAATGAATGATGTGGGGATTACTCGTTTTCCGAGGCTGAATTTCAAATTGCTTCAAAGATGAAATTAGCGGGGTGAGTTTGGTGTGACCGTAGTTACGAGTATCAAAGTCTGGATAACGCTTATTAAGCCTTTTCCCTACCTCGCCTAAAAAAGCCCATCCATCTTCATCTGAACTCTCCGTGATGATCATTTTTATGGTTTTGATTAACTCTTCGATACTTGCCATGCCATCCTTTAGTAACTCGGGTTTTTCTATTTTTGGATTCGCTGTGATTTGATAAGGATTTGAAGAAATCCCAGCTAAAACTTCAAGATATTTAAATTTTTCGCAAGCTGCAATAAATGGTGTTGGGGTTTTCTTTTCACCCATGCCGATGACATACATGCCAGCTTCTCGGAGCCTTGAAGCGAGTTTTGTGAAATCACTGTCACTGGAAACAATGCAAAAACCATCAACATGGTTGGAATAGAGTATATCCATTGCATCAATGATTAGGGCTGAATCTGTCGCGTTTTTACCTGTCGTATAGCTATATTGCTGAATTGGGGTAATCGAATAATTAAGTAACACTGTTTTCCATGAGCCCAGTTGAGGCTTTGTCCAATCCCCATAGATTCTCTTATACGTAGGAATTCCATGGTTGGACACTTCATCAAGGATATATTTTATATATTTATCCGATACATTATCTGCGTCAATTAAAACTGCGATTTTCTTATCGTTTTCCATTTGAATATCCCCTTACTTAGATATAGTTTATTATACATTTAATCAAAGCAGTCAATGAATTATCACTTTATGGTGATTATATCATAATTACCGGAAGTAATCCCTTTGAGTTCTTTAGTGCTCAGATCCGTTCTGTCTGGAATCTTTCACGCTCCTTAATTGGAGCAATTAAGTCCCCATCACGAAATAGGCGCCTTTTCAGAAAAAATATAATACCACAGCCGCGCTATTGCACGACTGTGGTATTAATATCCTTGGTATAAAACTATTGATTATTCAATTTTGTAATAAATGAGGATACGGCTTCCTCGGGTGTCGCCCAGGAGGTCACGAGCCGGATAGCGGAATGATCTGAATCAATCTTTTTCCAGAAGGAAAAGGAATATCCAGCTTTAAGATCTGCAATTAAAGAATTAGGCAGAATCGGAAATATCTGATTTGTCGATGAGTCGGAGAGAAATCCTAAACCGGCTTGAGTTATAGCCTCTCTAAGCAAACTTGCCATCTTATTGGCGTGACTTGCCAAATCAAAATACAGGTTGTCCCTAAAAAGCTCAAGAAACTGTATCCCCAGGAGCCTTCCTTTCGCAAGGAGTGCTCCTTTTTGTTTTAAAGAATATCGAAAATCCTCCTTTAGTGAATCACGACAAATCACAAGGGCTTCTCCGAGAAGTGCACCATTCTTTGTTCCGCCGATATAGAACGCATCCAGATAGGTTGCCAAATCAGAGAGGTCCAAGTCATTTTCTCGGGAGCTCAAAGCTGAACCCAAGCGGGCACCATCCATGTATAAAAAAAGCTTGTTTTCCTTACAGAATTTACTGAGATGTTCAAGTTCGCTTTTACTGTATATCGTTCCTAATTCTGTCGAATCGGAAATATAAACTAACTTAGGTTTTACCATATGCTCATCAGGATGATCCTTGAGTACCGCTTGAAGATGAGAAGGATTCAATTTTCCGTCACTCACTTCTACTGATATAACTTTATGCCCAGTGGCCTCGATTGCTCCAGTCTCATGTCCTAAAATATGGCCGGTATTGGCTGCAATCGCGGCTTCATGAGGTCTTAAGAAAGCAGAAATAGCGATAAGATTCGTTTGTGTCCCGCCTGATAGAAAGTGAATATCAATATCGTTCCGTCCGATTCGTTTCTTTAACACTTCCATTGCTTGACGTGAATAGCGATCTTCTCCATAACCGTCCGCTTGCTTGAGGTTTGATTCCATTAAAGCGTTCAGGATTCTAGGGTGTGCCCCTTCACTGTAATCGTTAGTAAAGCTGTACATTGGTTAGCCTCCATCTTAATGTTTGTTGTTAAACTTCATTTTCCGTTAAATTTAATAATATCACGAATTCGCAGCTCAAAAAAGACTGTCTGAAAATGTCAGACAGTCCATAAGGATCTATATATTTTATGATAATATCAACCTTTATTATTTACGAGTTGAAACCATTCCTTAGCTCCTTTGTGCAAGAGAAAATATACAGCACTAAGTTGTATGAGTATATTCACCATTTGTAATAAACCGTTAAACGGTACCGATGTAAACAGCGTAACCCATTGGGGTACATAATAGATTAGACTCAGCAAAGTAAATACAATATAAAACTTTCTGGCCCAGTTACGATTTTGAGATATCTTATAGACAAAATAGCCGTTAAAAAGCAAGCCTAATAAGATGATGTAGGAGTAAATTATGAGGTAATCGTTGTCTGTTGAGGCGGAAATATTGGTGAATCCTGCAACAACTCCAAAAACCAAAGATGTTAACAGCAATTTTATCGCATATTCCACTTCTTTGGGGCGCGTTATGATTTCGGGCATGAAATCACTCCCTTGAGTGCCGATTCGGCAACGGTCCGTGGTGAAGCCAGAAGAATTTCTGCATCCTCAGAGCCTATACGTCCCGGTGAATTGCGGATGGTCGTCGTTATTGCTACATCTTGGGGCGAAAGCAGTCCAAAGTGTTTTCCTGGACAAGGACCACAACCTGGAGGCATTATGATCGCTCCACTCTTTCGAAGAATTGGCGTTAAGCCAAGCTCATCCATTTCGTTAGCAATTTTACTGGAGGCAGGCGTGATGATAAGCGTTACCTCTGGAGGTATCTTTCTTCCTTTTAAAACTGCGGCACAGATCATCATATCCTCTATTCTGCCAGCTGAACAGCCTCCAAGGATGGCTACTGTTATCTTCTTTCCTACTAAGTCCTTAACCGATTGAACATGAGTTGGAGAAGGAGGAACAGCAATCATGGGTTCAATGACACTCACGTCGACCTGGTATACTTCACCTTCTGCTTCTTCTTGGGAAGGAAGAACAAAAGCTGTGACAACTCCTGCTTCCGGGAGTAAATTACATAAGGCCATTTTGCTTGCGATACTTGCTTGTTCTAAGAAAGATCCGGTTAAAGCAACAGCTTTACCTTTAATGTTCGAACCCCACTTTCCTAAGATATAAAGAGCTACATCCCTGGCCATGACATTAGACTGGAGCTGATTTTCTAATGTAATTGTGACAATTTCAGGTACGGTCAACTTATAATAGCCTGTTTCGAGGGGGTTCACCAATTCTTCTGCAGAAAGAGAGAACGCCAGAGCCCCGAATGCTCCTGAAGTGGCGACATGTCCGTCGGCTCCGACAATAATCATCCCGGGTCGTAAAGATCCTTCTTCAGCGACGACTTGATGCAATACTCCTTCCCCATGACTATATAAGTGAAGATCCATCTCATTAGAAACCTTGAAAAGCTCTTGTTGTAAAGTTCGTTCCTGAATCGTAGGGGCTGGATAAGCATGATCGATGGTTATCAGGACCTTATTTTCAGGTGCTTTTTCAAATTCTGAATTTTTCCATGTCTTAAGTAATTTAGAGGCAGTCCCATCATGCCCGAGGATAAGATTAACTTTGACCTTAATTTCTTGTCCAGAGACAACTTCAATCAATGAAGCAGCCTTTGCTAAAGATTGTGAGAAAAATGGCATCACAAGCCCCCCTTTTTTGAAAGGGGGTGCGACACCTTGAACGCTTAGTTCAAGTGCCGCATCCCCTTCAATTTTATTAAAATTTAAGTTCTAAAGAATTCCTAGAACTGTGTAAAGGAACCAGCAGAGAACTGCTCCGACGACCGACATCGACAAGCCCCAAATCATCATTCCTTTAAACAATGGTTTGGAATCCACACTATCTGGTGCACCAGAGATAAATACTGCTCCAGTGGTTGAAAGCGGACTCATATCTGTAAGGTGACCGGCCACAACGATCGTTGTAATTAAGCCAGGAAGAGCTGCAGGGTTGGCCCCAATTTTTTCAAGAAGGAGTGGCGCCATAGGCAGGAAGGCGGGCATAATAACTCCCGAAGTACTGGCATAGGCCGATACAATACCTGAGAAGAAACCCACCACCAGATTGGCTGTAAACGGTGTGGAGAAATTGGACATAATTTCAGCAAAGAGATTCATACCCCCGATTTTTGACATCAGGGAAACCATAACAGAAACACCCGTTACGAGCATGATTGCTCCCCAAGGCATTGATTTAAAAGCTGCCTTCTCATCGCCACATTTCATCAGGATGAGAATGGAACCCAGTAAGAAAGAAGTGAAACCGATATCAAGATTAAAGAACACAACCCCGATAACTAAAAAGGCAATAGCACCCAATGTCCATCTCTGTTGATTATTAAAGGGTTCAACATGGATTTTAGCTAAAACCAAAGCAGGACTGTTCACATCATTGCGTTTTTTCCATAATTTCATCCCGCCAAAGAGGAAATAGGCCAGTGCTGCCACGAGAATGTGTACAATAAGCATGTTGAGCCATAAGGTCATCGCCATATCATGAATACCCATCTGGGCTAAAACAGAGTTACCGACAATTCCGTTTTGAGCTAGTGGGGACATGGCACCCGCTTGAGCACCATTTCCTACGACCAAGGCCATAAGAAGGGGTGGAATTCCAACTTCTGTAGCCAAGACCATAACTGGGGCTGCTAACAAAGCAGCAGTAGAGATTTGACCAGGTCCAATTGAGGAAACGGCAAAAGCTAAGAAGAATAAGACGATAGGAATGACCGCGACATTGCCTTTTGCGGATTTAACGGTATAGGTCGTAATCTTTTCCAAAGTACCATTCGTCTGAGCAATACCAAAAAGAAAAGTGACACCGGCGAGCATTATGAGCAAGCTCGTGGGATATCCGGCGATCAACGTCTTAATGGGTACTCCACCGATAAAATAGCCTACAATAAGAGCTAAGCCTAAGGAAAGTGTTCCGAGGTTGGTATTTTTCCAAATAGAAATGATAATGGCTACCACTAGCAGTAACAAGGATATAACATCCATGTTATTAGCTAGAAAATGGGCAAAACCTGTATCAGCCAAAAATCTAACGCTGAACATAACCTTCCTCCTTACATTCCGAAAATATGATTCTCTTTCAACACTTTGAGGAGCTCCAGTTCAGGAGCAGCGTCTTTGTTAAATCCGGGATCCATTGGAAGAAATTCTATCTTCTTGGCTTTTTCACTGAGAACCTCTGAGGTAACTTGTAGAGCCATAACTTTACCGCCGGATTTGAGTCCTTTCGTCACATCAGCAACCTCGAAAAGGCTATTGTCCAAGACGACGACAATATCTGGGGTTGTGTCATTAACCGAGCGTTCAAGGATAACCTCGTCTGAGACTCTTAGAGTGGAGTACATTGGGTTGCCAGGACGGAATGCACCAAAGCCATCAAAGACTTGAACATGTTTTCCTTCAGTCATGAGCTGCTTGCCTATAGCTCTTGTTACTTTTCCCACAGGTTGACCATAACGTCCATGAAATCTGAGTTCAACCACACAGCTCACTCCCCTCTCTTGTAATACATGTTGACCGATTTCTGATATTGTTCGATTTGCTCCATCGTAAGATTTTTAAATCGACCTTGAGATTTAAAATAATCTGCAACAGGACTGAAGCTTGGCTCATATGTTCGGGTTCTCTTCCCTTCATCCACTTCAAAGAGTTCCCAAAGACCACTTTCAGTCGCTTTTCTAGAAATCTCAATCGTTTCTTCCGGTTTGATGCCCCAACCCCGGTGACAGGGGGCTAAGATATGAATATAGGAAAACCCTTTTTTGGAGGTAGCCTTTTTAAATTTGGCCATAAGATCTTCCGGATAGGCAATATTCGCACTTGCGATATAATCAATCTCGTGCGCTTCCATGATCGCTAGCATGTTCTTTTTACGAACCGGTTTTCCGAGTTCACTATTGCTGGTCATAGCATATAGCGGAGTCTGGCTACCTGTCTGTCCACCGGTATTCATGTACATCTCATTGTCATAGAGGACATGAATCATGTGTTCTTGGCGTTCAGCTGCTCCCGTAAGAGACTGAAATCCGATATCAGCGCTTCCAGCATCTCCTCCCCATGAAACCACGTTAACATCCTGTATTCCTTGAATATCTAGGGCTGCCC from the Desulfitobacterium metallireducens DSM 15288 genome contains:
- a CDS encoding N-acetylmuramoyl-L-alanine amidase — its product is MEWQKVVVHHSASPISVRRGKDIIPVNAAMIREWHLTKGWSDIGYHFIILPDGHCEERRPLYRPGAHCNVSYRNFIGIWICLVENFSELEEVPEAQLNGLTDKLVSLMAAFHLSLQDI
- a CDS encoding helix-turn-helix transcriptional regulator; its protein translation is MESSAMYHGNKVRTLRLHAGIATQKELANRAKISPTIISDLERGRRELNPSWAMRIAEAVGTSWQNLFEEEVE
- a CDS encoding SLC13 family permease — encoded protein: MFSVRFLADTGFAHFLANNMDVISLLLLVVAIIISIWKNTNLGTLSLGLALIVGYFIGGVPIKTLIAGYPTSLLIMLAGVTFLFGIAQTNGTLEKITTYTVKSAKGNVAVIPIVLFFLAFAVSSIGPGQISTAALLAAPVMVLATEVGIPPLLMALVVGNGAQAGAMSPLAQNGIVGNSVLAQMGIHDMAMTLWLNMLIVHILVAALAYFLFGGMKLWKKRNDVNSPALVLAKIHVEPFNNQQRWTLGAIAFLVIGVVFFNLDIGFTSFLLGSILILMKCGDEKAAFKSMPWGAIMLVTGVSVMVSLMSKIGGMNLFAEIMSNFSTPFTANLVVGFFSGIVSAYASTSGVIMPAFLPMAPLLLEKIGANPAALPGLITTIVVAGHLTDMSPLSTTGAVFISGAPDSVDSKPLFKGMMIWGLSMSVVGAVLCWFLYTVLGIL
- a CDS encoding aconitase family protein, coding for MPFFSQSLAKAASLIEVVSGQEIKVKVNLILGHDGTASKLLKTWKNSEFEKAPENKVLITIDHAYPAPTIQERTLQQELFKVSNEMDLHLYSHGEGVLHQVVAEEGSLRPGMIIVGADGHVATSGAFGALAFSLSAEELVNPLETGYYKLTVPEIVTITLENQLQSNVMARDVALYILGKWGSNIKGKAVALTGSFLEQASIASKMALCNLLPEAGVVTAFVLPSQEEAEGEVYQVDVSVIEPMIAVPPSPTHVQSVKDLVGKKITVAILGGCSAGRIEDMMICAAVLKGRKIPPEVTLIITPASSKIANEMDELGLTPILRKSGAIIMPPGCGPCPGKHFGLLSPQDVAITTTIRNSPGRIGSEDAEILLASPRTVAESALKGVISCPKS
- a CDS encoding 2-oxoacid:acceptor oxidoreductase family protein, which encodes MVELRFHGRYGQPVGKVTRAIGKQLMTEGKHVQVFDGFGAFRPGNPMYSTLRVSDEVILERSVNDTTPDIVVVLDNSLFEVADVTKGLKSGGKVMALQVTSEVLSEKAKKIEFLPMDPGFNKDAAPELELLKVLKENHIFGM
- a CDS encoding NYN domain-containing protein, whose protein sequence is MENDKKIAVLIDADNVSDKYIKYILDEVSNHGIPTYKRIYGDWTKPQLGSWKTVLLNYSITPIQQYSYTTGKNATDSALIIDAMDILYSNHVDGFCIVSSDSDFTKLASRLREAGMYVIGMGEKKTPTPFIAACEKFKYLEVLAGISSNPYQITANPKIEKPELLKDGMASIEELIKTIKMIITESSDEDGWAFLGEVGKRLNKRYPDFDTRNYGHTKLTPLISSLKQFEIQPRKTSNPHIIHYFVRNIMRK
- a CDS encoding threonine aldolase family protein, encoding MYSFTNDYSEGAHPRILNALMESNLKQADGYGEDRYSRQAMEVLKKRIGRNDIDIHFLSGGTQTNLIAISAFLRPHEAAIAANTGHILGHETGAIEATGHKVISVEVSDGKLNPSHLQAVLKDHPDEHMVKPKLVYISDSTELGTIYSKSELEHLSKFCKENKLFLYMDGARLGSALSSRENDLDLSDLATYLDAFYIGGTKNGALLGEALVICRDSLKEDFRYSLKQKGALLAKGRLLGIQFLELFRDNLYFDLASHANKMASLLREAITQAGLGFLSDSSTNQIFPILPNSLIADLKAGYSFSFWKKIDSDHSAIRLVTSWATPEEAVSSFITKLNNQ